From Lysobacter lycopersici:
GGCATCGCCGTCAATCTCGGCGCCGCGTGGCTGCTGCGCGACGGCCACGACCACGACCTCAACCGGCGCGGCGCGTTCCTGCACCTGGTCGCGGACGCGGCGGTGTCGCTGGCGGCGGTGCTCGCAGGCGCGGGCATCCTCGCGTTCGGCTGGAACTGGCTCGACCCGCTGACCGCGCTGCTGGTGGGCATCGTGATCGCCGTCGGCGCGTTCGCGCTGCTGCGCGACGCCTTCGACGCCAGCATGGACGCGGTACCGCGTAACCTCGATCGCGACCTCGTGCAGGGTTTCCTGCTCGAGCAGGCCGGCGTGGTCTCGGTGCACCACATGCACATCTGGTCGCTGGGCGCGGGCGAAATCGCGATGACCGCGCACATGGTGCGCAACGACGACGGCGACCACGACGCCTTCATCGACCGGCTGGCGCACGCGCTGGACGAGCGCTTCGGCATCAACCACCCGACCCTGCAGATCGAACGCGGCGGCGCCTGCGAACACGATCGCCACGACCGGGCGCCGCACGCGCACTGACCGGCAAGCCCCGGGAAGCGGCTTCGCTATACTTGCCGACCGCAGAAATCTGCCCGACGGGCCCGGAGCCGGCGATGATCAAGGACATCCACAACGACGCCAGCGTGCGCATGCAGAAGAGCATCGATGCGCTCAGGCACACCCTGATCAAGGTGCGCACCGGCCGCGCCTCGACCGCGCTGGTGGAACACCTCAAGGTCAACTACTACGGTTCTGACATGCCTTTGTCGCAGGTCGCCAGCATCGCCGTCGCCGATGCGCGTTCGCTCACCATCACGCCGTGGGAGAAGCAAATGGTCGGCGCGGTGGAGAAGGCGATCCTCGGTTCCGACCTCGGCCTGACCCCGAATACCGCCGGCACCGTGATCCGCCTCAACCTGCCCGCGCTCACCGAGGAACGGCGCAAGGAACTGTCGAAGGTGGTGCACGGCGAAGGCGAGGACACCAAGGTCGCGATCCGCAACATCCGCCGCGACGCCAACCACCACGTCAAGGAACTGCTGAAGGACAAGCAGATCACCGAAGACGAAATGACGCGCAGCGAAGCCGACATCCAGAAGATGACCGACAAGGCGATCAAGGATGTCGACGACGTCGTGAAAGCCAAGGAACAGGAATTGCTGGCGGTTTGAACGGGCCAGTTGCGCTTGCTCATGCTTCGTCATCGGACGCGCTCAGGCTCGGTCACGTACTCGTGTGTACGCTCCCTCGCCCTCGGCGCCCTCTTCCTCGCCTGAGCTGCGCTCACGACGACCCTTGGACA
This genomic window contains:
- a CDS encoding cation diffusion facilitator family transporter, giving the protein MHSHDHGPANATRAFAWVTLINLAYTVLEAGYGFATHSLALLSDALHNFGDVLGLGLAWGAAVLARRAPTERHTYGWRRATLLSPLANALILVGFSGALGWEAIRRFGAPPQIPGVPVMVVAGLGIAVNLGAAWLLRDGHDHDLNRRGAFLHLVADAAVSLAAVLAGAGILAFGWNWLDPLTALLVGIVIAVGAFALLRDAFDASMDAVPRNLDRDLVQGFLLEQAGVVSVHHMHIWSLGAGEIAMTAHMVRNDDGDHDAFIDRLAHALDERFGINHPTLQIERGGACEHDRHDRAPHAH
- the frr gene encoding ribosome recycling factor, which translates into the protein MIKDIHNDASVRMQKSIDALRHTLIKVRTGRASTALVEHLKVNYYGSDMPLSQVASIAVADARSLTITPWEKQMVGAVEKAILGSDLGLTPNTAGTVIRLNLPALTEERRKELSKVVHGEGEDTKVAIRNIRRDANHHVKELLKDKQITEDEMTRSEADIQKMTDKAIKDVDDVVKAKEQELLAV